In one window of Gadus chalcogrammus isolate NIFS_2021 chromosome 12, NIFS_Gcha_1.0, whole genome shotgun sequence DNA:
- the LOC130393110 gene encoding lisH domain-containing protein ARMC9, producing MNSKEPVQMGETLANEADFLGMIKEYLKYAEFTDTTRSFEKECQNKGKLVSKPQGQNRQRESKNVTIQRDLLGCFDDGDHKVFFELWKEHVPPEVKDTEPLALRLEFYLHIHFTIYPLKNHPGRDDLAEFEERIFHLKHYLETRGAALSQTTEFLPFYALPFVPNPKVHPSFRELFQDSWIPELKEKLEKFLSVALKASNLPRLLTLYKEGGRGTKEAMQQMQLQLAESERKANNATRWLGKMHGDYRNLIGITAELVDSLEATASGKMISAEYIKNICVRLFSSQMSQSVAQSVDFTRPGTGYYSMSPYDDGYASSLLRASIEPQKSREVPLLPSLDYDRLKRDLLGGSERLRCLLLQALRWRLTRSLPGEQRDTVLQAYISNDLLERFSTQQRTVLHLMWSKNEIVCQYMARLINAFTSLPDGRMYLSHVPSLLRLLMEVLRREDRDSLSRENVLVALQKLSLRRSQQTAMIEDDLIGWLVDELQDADCLSDFTLQYATALLMNLCLRTKGKRKCAENAKHVLKVLTDLLGHENPEIRPYVNGALYSILSLPSVRQEAREMSMEEILGCYSKQENPELNRQIEFIIKQLNSAEEEESQSDDEEEDDDNGEDLMETELDREEVLQPQPRELSGEGLLTTEYLGIMTNMTKVKRRSAPHYRQSADEPLQRPVTPSSHRNGTPMDYRACSEGADPRQRGEDIPSPSRYTERPPTRSGSRPSTSDSLHLSIDSECGRLSRDLGTDGPMDDGHTDRTGSLGEQNGSASSSHHPTGFNSRPKIPRTPDSEGGASPRSSQQGRLAPQFSHSGPQPSSRPGSGSDRGAPHSQRK from the exons ATGAATTCCAAAGAGCCAGTTCAGATGGGCGAAACTTTGGCGAATGAGGCAGACTTTCTGGGGATGATCAAGGAG TATCTAAAGTATGCAGAATTCACCGACACCACTCGCAGTTTTGAAAAGGAATGCCAAAACAAGGGCAAGCTCGTCTCGAAACCTCAAGGACAGAACCGACAGAGAGAATCAAAGAACGTCACCATTCAG AGAGACTTGCTTGGCTGCTTCGACGACGGGGACCACAAGGTGTTCTTTGAGCTGTGGAAAGAACACGTACCCCCTGAGGTCAAGGATACGGAACCCCTGGCTCTGCGTCTGGAGTTCTATCTTCACATTCACTTCACCATCTACCCTCTGAAGAATCACCCTGGCAGAGAT GACCTGGCTGAGTTTGAGGAGAGGATCTTCCACCTGAAGCACTACCTGGAGACACGGGGGGCCGCACTGAGCCAGACCACCGAGTTCCTCCCGTTCTACGCCCTGCCCTTCGTGCCAAACCCCAAAGTCCACCCCTCCTTCCGGGAACTCTTTCAG gattcCTGGATACCGGAGTTGAAGGAAAAGTTGGAGAAGTTTCTTTCGGTGGCCTTGAAGGCATCCAACCTCCCCAGGCTGCTCACCTTATAC AAGGAGGGAGGCCGAGGCACCAAAG AGGCCATGCAGCAGATGCAGCTCCAGCTGGCCGAGTCGGAGCGGAAGGCCAACAACGCCACGCGGTGGTTGGGCAAGATGCACGGCGACTACCGCAACCTGATCGGCATCACGGCCGAGCTGGTGGACTCCCTGGAGGCCACGGCCAGTGGGAAGATG ATCTCGGCAGAGTACATCAAGAACATATGTGTGCGTCTCTTCAGCAGCCAAATGAGTCAGAGTGTTGCACAGAGCGTCGACTTTACCAGGCCAGGCAca GGATATTACTCAATGAGTCCCTATGACGACGGCTAT GCCTCCTCGCTGCTACGGGCGTCCATCGAACCGCA GAAGTCCCGGGAGGTGCCCCTGCTGCCCTCCCTGGACTACGACCGTCTGAAGAGGGACCTGCTGGGGGGCTCTGAACGCCTCCGCTGCCTGCTGCTCCAGGCTCTGCGCTGG AGACTGACCCGCTCACTCCccggggagcagagagacacagTGCTGCAGGCCTACATCAGCAACGACCTGCTGGAGCGCTTCAGCACGCAACAG AGAACCGTGCTTCACTTGATGTGGTCGAAAAACGAAATAGTTTGCCAATACATGGCGCGCCTCATCAATGCATTCACCTCACTTCCAGACG GGCGCATGTACCTCTCCCACGTTCCCtctctgctgcggctgctgATGGAGGTACTGCGACGCGAGGACAGGGACTCCCTGAGCCGGGAGAACGTTCTGGTGGCTCTGCAGAAACTCAGCCTCAG GCGGAGCCAGCAGACGGCCATGATCGAGGACgacctgattggctggctggtgGACGAGCTCCAGGACGCGGACTGCCTGAGCGACTTCACGTTGCAGTACGCAACGGCCCTGCTGATGAACCTGTGTCTCCGGACCAAAG GAAAGAGGAAGTGTGCAGAGAACGCCAAACATGTTTTGAAGGTTCTGACTGATCTCCTGGGACACGAGAATCCTGag ATTCGACCGTACGTGAACGGAGCGCTGTACAGCATCCTGTCCCTCCCCAGCGTGCGGCAGGAAGCccgagagatg AGCATGGAGGAGATCCTGGGCTGCTACAGCAAACAGGAGAACCCCGAGCTCAACCGACAGATCGAGTTCATCATCAAGCAACTAAACTCAG CTGAAGAGGAGGAATCCCAGTCAgatgacgaagaggaggacgacgacaacGGC GAGGACCTGATGGAGACGGAGCTGGACAGGGAGGAGGTTCTGCAGCCCCAGCCCCGAGAGCTGTCAGGGGAAGGGCTGCTCACCACAGAGTACCTGGGG atcATGACCAACATGACCAAGGTGAAGAGGCGCTCGGCCCCCCACTATCGTCAGAGCGCCGATGAGCCCCTACAGCGGCCGGTGACCCCCAGCTCCCACCGCAACGGGACCCCAAT GGACTACCGAGCCTGCAGTGAGGGCGCGGACCCCAggcagaggggagaggacaTCCCGTCCCCCTCCCGGTACACCGAGCGACCCCCGACGCGCTCCGGAAGCAGACCCAGCACCTCGGACTCCCTGCACCTCAGCATCG ATTCGGAGTGCGGGCGGCTGTCGAGGGACCTGGGTACGGACGGACCGATGGACGACGGACACACAGACCGAACGGGTTCCCTCGGAGAACAGAACGGCTCTGCCAG
- the mfsd8l1 gene encoding uncharacterized protein mfsd8l1, whose translation MDYRKKKRLTYFTIGLIFLFSGIEYAVILPTIWKYLQTLEAAPYFLGLALSAFSLSGLLSGPLFGHLSDKTRTTKKIILFANCFEIIGNFMYFMGFSKWLLLASRLVAGVGTGAGSAIFGFLSRSTAPEDRASVFAAAMACRQAGLLIGPAFNLFLRLCDFKIGPFVVNKFTAPGLFMCLMWILLQLAVVFMYWDLPPQEKGGPAKGVASGAREDVEGETRRGRGPSLPGQPEEESQEEEEEEEETDESKPLMTSNELQGSYGAVVTPDPAGSPVTNGDLARPSESPEPEETAGPFSRFNLSREFMREEVIVLLAAQFITLFNQTALETMVTPLTQKYFDFGELENSVMYCVCGVEVIAGFLFVHWLSRRAKERVVLAVGLAICNISSVWCLIFLANPIGDFPYQLTEFIIGVFLQVLGLPFVAVAQVSLFSKVTSEKTQGFSQGVRRSVGGLATILGPLWAGGLTENMYIMLGVIMALLLLLTIMMGFSYDRLVHPAATEHAEDNSDEHE comes from the exons ATGGACTATCGGAAGAAGAAGAGGTTGACTTACTTCACCATTGGACTCATCTTCCTCTTCAGTGGCATTGAGTATG CCGTGATATTACCCACGATATGGAAGTACCTGCAGACCCTGGAGGCGGCCCCCTACTTCCTGGGTCTGGCCCTATCAGCGTTCAGCCTGAGCGGACTGCTCTCTGGGCCCTTGTTTGGCCACCTGTCCGACAAGACGCGGACCACCAAGAAGATCATCCTGTTCGCCAATTGTTTCGAGATTATTG GTAACTTCATGTACTTCATGGGCTTCTCCAAGTGGCTACTGCTGGCAAGCCGTCTGGTGGCAG GGGTCGGCACAGGGGCCGGGTCGGCCATCTTTGGTTTCCTCAGCAGAAGCACCGCTCCCGAGGACCGCGCCTCAGTGTTCGCCGCCGCCATGGCATGTCGGCAAGCGGGCCTTCTCATTG GTCCTGCCTTCAACCTGTTCCTGCGGTTGTGTGACTTCAAAATCGGTCCCTTCGTGGTCAATAAATTCACTGCACCTGGG ctcTTCATGTGCCTGATGTGGATCCTGCTCCAGCTGGCCGTGGTCTTCATGTACTGGGACCTCCCGCCCCAAGAGAAGGGGGGGCCGGCCAAGGGCGTGGCGAGCGGCGCCCGGGAGGACGTGGAAGGCGAGacgcggcgggggcggggaccGTCGTTGCCGGGGCAACCGGAAGAGGagtcccaggaggaggaggaggaggaggaggagacggacgaGAGCAAGCCGCTGATGACGTCCAATGAGCTGCAGGGGTCGTACGGAGCGGTGGTCACCCCTGACCCGGCCGGGAGCCCCGTTACCAACGGCGACCTCGCTCGCCCGTCCGAGTCCCCGGAGCCGGAGGAGACGGCCGGACCCTTCTCGAGGTTCAACCTCAGCAGAG AGTTTATGAGGGAAGAAGTGATCGTTTTGCTGGCTGCTCAGTTCATCACTCTATTCAATCAGACAGCActggag ACCATGGTCACCCCGCTGACCCAGAAGTACTTTGACTTCGGCGAGCTGGAGAACAGCGTGATGTACTGCGTGTGTGGCGTGGAGGTGATCGCCGGCTTCCTGTTTGTGCACTGGCTGAGCCGGCGCGCCAAGGAGCGAGTGGTGCTAGCCGTGGGCCTGGCCATCTGCAACATCAGCTCCGTCTGGTGCCTCATCTTCCTGGCCAACCCCATCG gtgATTTCCCCTATCAGCTGACGGAGTTTATCATCGGCGTGTTCCTGCAGGTCCTGGGCTTGCCCTTCGTTGCAGTGGCCCAAGTTTCTCTCTTCTCCAAAGTCACGTCTGAAAAAACACAAG GTTTCAGCCAGGGGGTCCGGCGCTCAGTGGGGGGTCTAGCCACCATCCTGGGGCCCCTTTGGGCCGGGGGTCTCACTGAGAACATGTAcatcatgcttggtgtcatcatggctctgttgctgctgctgacg ATCATGATGGGGTTCTCCTATGACCGGCTGGTGCATCCCGCTGCTACTGAGCATGCTGAAGATAACAGTGACGAGCATGAATGA
- the polr2h gene encoding DNA-directed RNA polymerases I, II, and III subunit RPABC3, translating into MAGILFEDIFDVKDIDPDGKKFDRVSRLHCESESFKMDLILDVNIQIYPVDLGDKFRLVIASTLYEDGTPDDGEYNPQDDRPSRADQFDYVMYGKVYKIEGDETSTEAATRLSAYVSYGGLLMRLQGDANNLHGFEVDSRVYLLMKKLAF; encoded by the exons ATGGCTGGGATTCTATTTGAGGACATCTTTGACGTGAAGGATATTGATCCAGATGGCAAAAAGTTTGACAGAG TGTCACGTCTGCACTGTGAAAGTGAGTCGTTCAAGATGGACCTCATATTGGATGTGAACATCCAGATATATCCTGTTGATCTAG GGGACAAGTTCCGGCTGGTCATCGCCAGCACGTTATACGAGGACGGAACGCCGGATGACGGGGAGTACAACCCCCAGGATGACCGCCCTTCTAG AGCAGACCAGTTTGACTACGTAATGTATGGAAAGGTTTATAAGATCGAGGGAGACGAGACCTCCACGGAAGCAGCCACACGCCT CTCGGCCTACGTCTCGTACGGCGGACTCCTGATGAGGCTCCAGGGAGACGCCAACAACCTCCACGGCTTCGAGGTGGACTCCAGGGTCTACCTGCTCATGAAGAAACTGGCCTTCTAA